A single Bosea sp. PAMC 26642 DNA region contains:
- a CDS encoding ABC transporter substrate-binding protein, with amino-acid sequence MDRRTFLKSAAGTGALAATGALSLPALSQGTAAKTLRFVPQANLANFDPIWGTQYVVRNAAALVWDTLYGIDSKFQPQRQMVESETVSADGLVWTFKLRPGLKFHDGAPVTSKDVVQSLKRWQARDPMGLMIKAIEVELAPVDDTSWTWKLSKPYPKMLLAMGKNNAPCTFIMPERIAKTDPFTQITEYIGSGPMKFMRAEWVPGAKAVFEKFADYVPRSEPADWLAGGKKMLVDRIEWVIIPDPATAAAALQSGEIDWWETPISDLVPVLKKNANVNVDIGDPLGNVGAFRMNHLFPPFNNVKVRRAVMTALNQEDYMRSIVGDDDKLWKNMPSYFTPGTPLYSEEGGEILKKRNVAEAKKLLAESGYKDEPVVCVVAQDMAATKSMGDVTAELLKSIGMKVDFVATDWGTVGARRAQKTPPGQGGWSMFHTWHAGADCTNPAAYTAIRANGDKAWFGWPNVPAVEDQVTAWFEAKNLDEEKAAIAKLNKAAMEEVVYAPTGFYLGYQAWRKNVTGVASGPLPFFWGVAKA; translated from the coding sequence ATGGACCGCAGGACGTTTCTGAAATCCGCAGCCGGAACGGGTGCGCTTGCCGCGACCGGCGCCTTGTCGCTGCCGGCCCTGTCGCAAGGCACTGCGGCCAAGACGCTGCGCTTCGTGCCGCAGGCCAACCTCGCCAATTTCGATCCGATCTGGGGCACGCAATACGTCGTGCGCAATGCGGCGGCCCTGGTCTGGGACACGCTCTACGGCATCGATTCCAAGTTCCAGCCGCAGCGCCAGATGGTCGAATCGGAGACGGTCTCCGCTGATGGCCTGGTCTGGACCTTCAAGCTGCGGCCGGGCCTCAAATTCCATGACGGTGCGCCCGTCACATCCAAAGACGTCGTCCAGAGCCTGAAGCGCTGGCAGGCCCGCGATCCGATGGGCCTGATGATCAAGGCGATCGAGGTCGAACTCGCCCCCGTCGACGACACGAGCTGGACCTGGAAGCTCAGCAAGCCTTATCCCAAGATGCTGCTGGCGATGGGCAAGAACAATGCGCCCTGCACCTTCATCATGCCCGAGCGCATCGCCAAGACCGACCCGTTCACGCAGATCACCGAATATATCGGTTCGGGCCCGATGAAGTTCATGCGCGCCGAATGGGTGCCCGGCGCCAAGGCCGTGTTCGAGAAATTCGCCGACTACGTGCCGCGCTCGGAGCCCGCCGACTGGCTTGCCGGCGGCAAGAAGATGCTGGTCGACCGCATCGAATGGGTGATCATCCCCGATCCAGCGACGGCAGCCGCCGCGCTCCAGAGCGGCGAGATCGACTGGTGGGAGACGCCGATCTCCGATCTCGTGCCGGTTCTCAAGAAGAACGCCAACGTCAATGTCGATATCGGCGATCCGCTCGGCAATGTCGGCGCGTTCCGCATGAACCATCTCTTCCCGCCCTTCAACAATGTGAAGGTGCGCCGTGCGGTCATGACCGCGCTGAACCAGGAAGACTACATGCGCTCGATCGTCGGCGACGACGACAAGCTCTGGAAGAACATGCCGAGCTATTTTACGCCCGGCACGCCGCTTTATTCTGAAGAGGGCGGCGAGATCCTGAAGAAGCGCAACGTCGCCGAAGCCAAGAAGCTGCTTGCCGAATCCGGCTACAAGGACGAGCCGGTGGTTTGCGTGGTGGCGCAGGACATGGCCGCGACCAAGTCGATGGGCGACGTCACGGCCGAACTGCTCAAGAGCATCGGCATGAAGGTCGATTTCGTCGCCACCGACTGGGGTACCGTCGGTGCGCGCCGCGCTCAGAAGACGCCTCCGGGTCAGGGCGGCTGGAGCATGTTCCACACCTGGCATGCCGGCGCCGACTGCACCAATCCGGCCGCCTACACGGCCATTCGCGCCAATGGCGACAAGGCCTGGTTCGGCTGGCCCAACGTCCCGGCGGTCGAGGATCAGGTCACGGCCTGGTTCGAAGCGAAGAACCTCGACGAGGAGAAGGCTGCCATCGCCAAGCTCAACAAGGCCGCGATGGAAGAGGTCGTCTACGCGCCGACCGGTTTTTATCTCGGCTACCAGGCTTGGCGGAAGAACGTCACCGGCGTCGCCAGCGGACCGCTGCCCTTCTTCTGGGGCGTCGCCAAGGCCTGA
- a CDS encoding ABC transporter permease: protein MLAFIVRRIITTIPVMGFVALFVFSLLYIAPGDPAAVIAGDQASPADVEKIRASLGLDRPYLIRFGEWFFRVLQGDLGTSIFTSLPVTQLISQRIEPTVSLMLLTLIFAVVVAVPMGVIAAWKAGSWIDRSVVAFAVFGFSVPVFVVGYLLAYVFALQLDWVPVQGYTPISQGIWPWFRNLILPAITLGFVYIALIARITRATMLEVLQQDYVRTAEAKGVGQRNVLFVHALKNAAVPVITIIGIGVALLIGGAVVTESVFAIPGLGRLTLDAILRRDYPVIQGVVLIFSFVYVLVNLLVDVIYTLVDPRIRY from the coding sequence ATGCTCGCATTCATCGTCAGGCGGATCATCACCACGATACCGGTCATGGGGTTCGTGGCGCTGTTCGTCTTCTCGCTGCTCTACATCGCGCCAGGCGACCCGGCCGCGGTCATCGCCGGCGATCAGGCCTCGCCGGCCGATGTCGAGAAGATCAGGGCCAGCCTCGGCCTCGACCGGCCCTATCTCATCCGCTTCGGCGAATGGTTCTTCCGCGTTCTGCAGGGCGATCTCGGCACCTCGATCTTCACCTCGCTGCCGGTCACCCAGCTCATCTCGCAGCGCATCGAGCCCACCGTGTCGCTGATGCTGCTGACGCTGATCTTCGCCGTCGTCGTTGCCGTGCCGATGGGCGTGATCGCCGCCTGGAAGGCCGGCAGCTGGATCGACCGTAGCGTCGTCGCCTTCGCCGTCTTCGGATTTTCGGTGCCGGTCTTCGTCGTCGGCTATCTTTTGGCTTACGTCTTCGCGCTGCAACTCGACTGGGTGCCGGTGCAGGGCTACACGCCGATTTCGCAGGGCATCTGGCCCTGGTTCAGAAATCTGATCCTGCCTGCGATCACGCTCGGTTTCGTCTATATCGCGCTTATCGCCCGTATCACCCGCGCCACCATGCTCGAAGTGCTGCAGCAGGACTATGTCCGGACTGCCGAGGCCAAGGGCGTCGGGCAGCGCAACGTGCTCTTCGTACACGCGCTGAAGAATGCGGCCGTGCCGGTCATCACGATCATCGGCATCGGCGTGGCGCTGCTGATCGGCGGCGCCGTCGTCACCGAGAGCGTTTTCGCCATTCCGGGTCTCGGCCGGCTGACGCTCGATGCGATCCTGCGCCGCGACTATCCCGTCATCCAGGGCGTCGTGCTGATCTTCAGCTTCGTCTACGTTCTGGTGAACCTGCTCGTGGACGTGATCTATACCCTTGTTGATCCGAGGATACGGTATTGA
- a CDS encoding ABC transporter permease — protein METIAAEVPVAAPRKRSYWRKHPAVTVGAVLLLTMIFIAVFAPLLWTVDPTAISTSRRTRVPSELYWFGTDMLGRDIYSRVTYGARVSLLVGFSVAFCASVIGLSIGLFAGFVRWADGIVMRIIDGMMSIPPILLAIALMALTRGSVQNVIIAITLAEIPRVARLVRSVVLSLREQPYVEAAVSQGARVPRIIFRHILPNTVAPMMVQATYICASAMIVEAILSFIGAGVPPATPSWGNIMAEGRALWQVRPHIIFFPALFLSITVLAVNLLGDGLRDSLDPRLAKAL, from the coding sequence ATCGAGACGATCGCCGCAGAGGTGCCCGTCGCGGCTCCTCGCAAGCGCTCCTATTGGCGCAAGCATCCCGCCGTGACGGTCGGGGCCGTTCTGCTGCTGACGATGATCTTCATCGCGGTCTTCGCCCCCCTGCTCTGGACCGTCGATCCGACCGCGATCTCGACCTCGCGGCGCACGCGTGTGCCCTCCGAGCTTTACTGGTTCGGCACGGACATGCTGGGCCGCGACATCTATTCGCGTGTGACCTATGGCGCGCGCGTCTCGCTGCTGGTGGGCTTCAGCGTCGCTTTTTGCGCCTCCGTCATCGGGCTCTCCATCGGCCTCTTCGCCGGATTCGTCCGCTGGGCCGACGGCATCGTCATGCGGATCATCGACGGCATGATGTCGATCCCGCCGATCCTGCTCGCGATCGCGCTGATGGCCCTGACGCGCGGCTCCGTCCAGAACGTCATCATCGCGATCACGCTTGCCGAGATTCCGCGCGTCGCCCGGCTGGTCCGCAGCGTCGTGCTGTCCCTCCGCGAGCAGCCCTATGTCGAGGCGGCGGTGTCCCAGGGCGCCCGCGTTCCGCGCATCATCTTCCGCCACATCCTGCCCAACACGGTGGCTCCTATGATGGTGCAGGCAACCTATATCTGCGCCAGCGCCATGATCGTCGAGGCGATCCTGTCCTTTATCGGCGCGGGTGTGCCACCGGCGACACCGTCCTGGGGCAACATCATGGCTGAGGGCAGGGCGCTTTGGCAGGTTCGGCCGCACATCATCTTCTTCCCGGCGCTGTTCCTCTCGATCACCGTGCTGGCCGTGAACCTGCTTGGCGACGGATTGCGCGACTCGCTGGATCCACGTCTGGCAAAGGCGTTGTGA